One Coffea arabica cultivar ET-39 chromosome 5c, Coffea Arabica ET-39 HiFi, whole genome shotgun sequence DNA window includes the following coding sequences:
- the LOC113687752 gene encoding UDP-glycosyltransferase 82A1: MKYFTRAGGKVILVPYPAQGHVTPMLKLACELVSHGLEPVLVVPEFIHRSISAQIDSMEGIVCQSIPADGLDEGKPRDFFAMEMAMEKIMPLHLEKLVRQFDGEQEQDHDEGRVSCMIVDLLASYAINVARRCGVKVAGFWPAMVATYRLISAIPDMLLSGIISETGCPLLETPICVSPGQPSISAAELPWLIGTSAGRTSRFKFWTRTMDRSKTLEWLLVNSFAEECHGGQINVQNIIPIRPTSNTMHSRTSTKTVASFWKEDLSCLDWLDKQAVASVVYISFGSWVSPIGEAKVKNLAVALETSGRHFLWVLGPAWREGLPRGFVERMSKEGGQGKIVSWAPQMEVLQHEGVGCYLTHCGWNSTVEAIQCKKRLLCYPVAGDQFLNCAYIVKAWRIGVRLQGFAQRDLAEGLKRVMEDIEMDGRIVGLNEKLMGKEATSRAATNLASFVNNIVSM; this comes from the exons ATGAAGTACTTTACGAGGGCGGGGGGGAAGGTGATTTTAGTTCCATATCCAGCACAAGGCCATGTCACTCCTATGCTCAAGCTGGCTTGTGAACTCGTTTCCCATGGTTTAGAGCCCGTGCTGGTTGTCCCTGAGTTTATCCACCGCAGCATCTCTGCTCAGATAGATAGTATGGAAGGGATTGTTTGTCAGTCCATTCCGGCCGACGGACTAGACGAAGGAAAACCGCGTGACTTTTTCGCCATGGAGATGGCTATGGAGAAGATAATGCCGCTGCATCTAGAAAAGCTTGTTCGACAATTTGATGGGGAACAAGAACAGGATCATGATGAAGGAAGGGTTTCATGTATGATAGTTGACCTACTGGCATCATATGCTATCAACGTTGCCCGTCGATGCGGAGTTAAAGTAGCAGGTTTTTGGCCAGCCATGGTGGCTACTTACAGATTGATTTCTGCCATTCCAGACATGCTACTCTCGGGCATCATTTCTGAAACAG GTTGTCCTTTGTTAGAAACTCCTATATGCGTTTCCCCGGGTCAACCTTCAATAAGCGCAGCTGAACTGCCATGGTTAATTGGGACTTCAGCTGGAAGAACGTCAAGGTTCAAGTTTTGGACAAGGACCATGGACAGATCGAAGACACTTGAATGGCTTCTGGTAAATAGTTTTGCGGAGGAATGCCATGGAGGCCAGATCAACGTCCAAAACATTATCCCAATTCGACCTACAAGTAATACTATGCATTCAAGAACGTCGACCAAGACTGTTGCTAGCTTCTGGAAGGAAGATTTGAGTTGCTTAGATTGGCTAGACAAACAAGCTGTTGCTTCAGTAGTGTACATCTCATTTGGAAGTTGGGTGAGCCCAATTGGAGAGGCAAAGGTGAAGAATCTTGCCGTGGCACTGGAGACATCCGGCAGGCATTTCCTTTGGGTTCTAGGGCCTGCATGGCGTGAAGGTTTGCCGAGAGGTTTCGTGGAGAGAATGTCCAAAGAGGGCGGGCAAGGTAAAATTGTTTCGTGGGCACCGCAAATGGAAGTGCTGCAGCACGAGGGTGTAGGATGCTATCTCACACACTGCGGATGGAACTCAACCGTGGAGGCCATACAATGCAAGAAACGCCTACTCTGCTATCCGGTTGCTGGCGATCAGTTTCTAAATTGTGCTTATATCGTTAAGGCTTGGCGAATTGGAGTAAGGCTCCAGGGGTTTGCGCAGAGAGATTTAGCTGAAGGGCTGAAAAGGGTGATGGAAGATATAGAGATGGATGGCAGAATTGTGGGACTGAATGAGAAGTTGATGGGCAAAGAGGCTACATCTAGAGCAGCAACTAATTTGGCATCCTTTGTCAACAACATAGTCTCGATGTAA